One genomic window of Saccopteryx bilineata isolate mSacBil1 chromosome 4, mSacBil1_pri_phased_curated, whole genome shotgun sequence includes the following:
- the OR5AU1 gene encoding LOW QUALITY PROTEIN: olfactory receptor 5AU1 (The sequence of the model RefSeq protein was modified relative to this genomic sequence to represent the inferred CDS: inserted 3 bases in 3 codons; deleted 1 base in 1 codon; substituted 1 base at 1 genomic stop codon) — MTESHLQNQTSSVRLVFRGLSSGQNKTQXEPPRCSTSFLVVYSFHXPEHLRNTEGANLSQGVEFELLGLPSDSQVQILLFMTFLGKYIITLLGNLAVFLWIHVSVTLSTPIHSLLKSLSFLDICQSAVTQILVNFLVKRKVISYLGCMAQMFFYAGFTTGERYLIAAVARDCYAAIWNPXLYPVTMSPGVCVSLIVGSYSAGFLNSLIYTWCIFSLKFCGXTHFFCDGLPILSLSCVNTSLCEIQLFPFASFNLLFCTLIILVYYFLILITILRMNSVQGRFKAFSTCASLLTAVCLFYRTTPFMYLRPHPRSSYSLAQAHTVAVIYMVVILMLNPLIYSLRNKDVKEALRKIWGRKLTG; from the exons ATGACAGAATCCCACCTACAAAACCAGACTTCTTCAGTGAGACTAGTCTTCAGAGGGCTCTCCTCAGGGCAAAACAAGACCCAGTGAGAACCCCCCAGGTGTTCCACCTCATTTCTGGTAGTCTACTCTTTCC ACCCAGAGCACTTGAGAAATACAGAAGGAGCAAACCTGAGCCAAGGGGTTGAGTTTGAGCTCTTGGGCCTCCCCAGTGAC TCCCAAGTCCAGATACTGCTCTTCATGACGTTCCTGGGCAAGTACATCATCACTCTGTTGGGGAATCTGGCCGTGTTCCTTTGGATTCATGTGAGTGTCACCCTGAGTACACCCATACACTCCCTTCTGAAAAGCCTGTCCTTCTTGGATATCTGCCAATCTGCTGTCACCCAGATTCTGGTGAACTTCTTGGTCAAGAGGAAGGTGATCTCCTATCTTGGCTGCATGGCTCAGATGTTCTTCTATGCTGGTTTCACCACTGGTGAGCGCTATCTCATTGCTGCCGTGGCCCGTGACTGCTATGCTGCTATTTGGAATC TGCTCTACCCTGTCACCATGTCTCCTGGGGTCTGTGTCTCTCTGATTGTAGGCTCCTACAGTGCAGGATTCCTCAATTCTCTTATCTACACCTGGTGTATTTTCAGTCTGAAGTTTTGTG TCACTCATTTCTTCTGCGATGGACTGCCTatcctgtctctgtcttgtgtgaATACCTCACTGTGTGAGATCCAACTCTTTCCTTTTGCTAGTTTCAACCTTTTGTTCTGTACCCTCATCATCTT ggtttacTACTTCTTAATTCTCATCACCATCCTGAGAATGAACTCAGTCCAGGGCAGGTTCAAGGCCTTTTCTACCTGTGCTTccctcctcactgctgtgtgcCTCTTCTACCGCACAACACCTTTTATGTACTTGCGCcct CACCCCAGGTCCAGCTACTCCCTGGCCCAAGCCCACACAGTTGCTGTGATCTACATGGTGGTGATCCTAATGCTGAACCCACTTATTTACTCTTTGAGAAACAAGGATGTGAAGGAAGCTTTAAGAAAGATTTGGGGCAGGAAATTAACGGGATGA